The genomic DNA TTTATGAAAGATACCGTATTCAAAATTATTTTTTACCCATTCTCCTTTTTTTAGTGTACGTTTACACCATTCGCAAATCGCGCTTCCTTTTGGAGCTATATATTCACCGTTAACTTTGATAGAAGTCATATAATTCCCCTCCTCATTTCTACTTTGAATCCAATGCTTTTTTAGAATTCAATTCGCACCAATATTTATAAGCTTCCCTATTTGATTCCCAGTATAAGTGTTCATAGTGATCGCGCTGGAATTCAGTTGCTGCTAATCGTCTTTTCAAGTCATCAATTACAGCATCCTTATTGATTTGTGGAGGTGGTAATAAATTCATAGGTGAATCACCTCTTCCTTGTAATTAGACCGCTAAACAACTTTCTGTGCGTTTCAGGCTGTAAATCCAGTAACCTTATAACCTTTTCAGCACTATCCAGATCCGGTGCATCGATAATATTGTTTCGCCACATCCATCGTTTACTGTCTCTTTTACTTTGATAAACCGCACCACTTTCGCCGTTAATCCACAACCGGTTATTACACCCTAAAATGTTTACACGAGTCCAGTAATTTTTCATCATGAAACACATGGAACCACATAAACTTTCACATACACATCGTATTTAGCTGCAAGTTGCTCCAGCTTTTTTTGTCTGTATTCTGTCATGGTAAAGAAATGAATGAGCGGTATTTTTCCGTTGTATTTGTTTTTGTAGTATAACGAAAATTCCCTATACCTGCTCATCTTTTCAGCGTTCACATGCATCATTTGCGTACGATCTATTTCAACAGCATTTAAAATTCCTTCTTCATCTCGCAATTTTACGTCTGGAATAATTGTCTTCTTTTTATCATCTACTTTATAACGTATAGGTGTTTCTATCTGCCAGTCGTCGGGACAAAACAGATAGAGCCACGCTTCATTACGCATAAGGCTGTGAGCTAATCGGCTATTTGGTACAATCTTCTCTGTATCGTCGAACAGTTCACGGCCCTTTTTATTTAAATAATACACGTACTCTTTTTGGTACACTGTATTATTTACATAAGGACTGAGGTCTTTTAAAATACGATTTGCGTTACGAATCCCTCCCATATCGTGCACCGCCATTAGATGCCTACGTGTTGCGAATTTCAGCTTTCTAATCGAGGTCAGAATCGTCATCTGACGGTTTATTTTGATATGTGTCTGGATGTTCATCTTTTTTCACCTCGTATTGTTTAAGATGTTCCCACATCATTTCATCGCTAATAAACGGTACCTGCAGCTCAGTTAGTCGATCAGTTTTATAAATAGCTCTACCAGGTAAGGACGGCAATGTTTCTAGCCCCGATTCATCAAGAACAACCTCAGATGCCTTATATGTTGGTAACCGAAATCCTAACTTCGCGTCAGACATTTGCTTTACTACTGATGGGATTGAAGTAACCGTAGGATACTGGGTAGCCAGAATCAAACGAAATCCTAAACCTCCTGATACAGTTGCGATATAACTAAGCATATACTGACACTCTTCTCGGATTTTATTAACATGACGTGGTAATCCTTTGGCCGGAGCAAGCACGGCACCTTCGTCAACAATAACAAAATACCGACCTTTTTCTTTTGTTTCAACAATATTTTTGTAACCATTTTCCTTCATGAATTTTCCACGCTCTTCGATTTTTTTCATTATTTGTTTTAGTACATGATGTGCTTTCTCTACAGAGTCAGCCACTTCCACCACCTGTTTTAAGCCGCTAAACTCGCTAAATTCTAATCCCTTTTCTTTTAAATCAATTAAATATACGTGAGCATTTTCAGGGTTCGCCTCAATCAAAGTAGTAAGTAGCACTTTCATAAATACTGTTTTCCCCATTCGTGTAAGACCACCTAGTACCATATGAGGAGTTTTATCAAAGTCATGATAAATTAACTTCTCGATGCTTTGCCCCATCGGTACTTGCCATTCACCTTTTTTTACTAGCCCTTCATTCCAACACCACTTTTTTGGGATACGTTTACTGAATACCCGAATCATTATCTTGTAGTTATCGTATTTGATACGTACAGGCTTATTTAATCCTTCACTTACAACATCCTCAACCTTTTGTATTAATTTAGATGGCATCCCTAACGGAAGTTTATATACATAAGTCGTACTACGATCATCTTCTTTTCTTTCGAGAAAAACCGGATAATGTAATTTTTCACCCTTCCTAATTGCAATCCCACTTACTTCAAAGAATACTTGTATCTTCTTTCTATCATCCTCTTTTCCTTTTAAACTATCATTTAGCAAAGCGTACCCGAGCGAAACTGCAGGTATTAATAACAATTCAAGCATAGGGGTTCACTCCTTATATATCCTTAAAGGATATAGTTGCTCTTTACTGGAAGATTTACATACAAGTTATTTTTCTTATATAACAAAGTGTCCCATGATTCCAGGTTCCATTCCTTCAAAGAAACACCATTAGCACATAACGTAGAAGATACAAAAACGAGCCGGTAAGAGTTGTATACATCGTCATACGTGGAAGCCAATGTGGAACATGCATCCCCATTTTCTCAGCTACCTTCATCGCCACTACAGACAATCCTGTCGCTGTCCAAATTACTACAACTTCCCCAGCAAGTGTCATATCGAATCCCTCTTTCTCTTTAGTTGTAATCCTTTTGACGTGAGAATCGGTTGATACTGATTAACCATTTCATCCCATTCAAGAATTTCTTCCTCTTCCCCGTATAGATTCTCCATAATATCGTTAGATAAGCTGTAATAACCTCGGTATTCTTTATTGTTAAACACCTCATGTCTTTCCATATGCTTTACGATAGAATTAGCCTCTCCTTTTCCTCTGGACTCCTTATACATGTTTCTTAGCTCTTTTGATGAATACAAATACGGAGTGTCATTTAAGTAATCATATTGCCATCTCATTATTCATCCCTCCACTGTTTACAATCATCTAAATACGCATCAATCCTTTTCTGAATCCCTAATCCCTATCTCGTTATACGGTCCATAAGGTTCCTCTTCCCCTAACAAATCAACGATATCGATGTAATTTAAATTTTGTAGCATATCGTGTTTTGCAATGTGATCGTACACACAACGCACTTCATTTTCGTCGTCCGCTTCTGTGTACATGTTAAACAAGGTTTGTGACGGATACAGCTGCATACGAGGTAAATACTTATATCCAGGTCTCATTATTCCTCACCTTTCCCCTCTTGATGTCCTTAGTTCCACTTGGTATTCCTCGTGGTCTTAATATAGGTATATGACCTAGAGAACTATTTTTGCACGTCCACACCAATTTTTTTCTTTTTAGCCTGTACTATTTATAAAGGAGTTTATTTCTGTATATAGAAAGTAAATTCTTGAGGTGAGTGTATATGAAGTTTAAATGTAGACTTAAAGTAATCTTTGCAGAACTTGATATTAAACAGAGTGATTTTGCAAAACGTATTGGAGTTGACGACTCTACTCTTAGTGCAATTGTTCGTAATCGTACTAAACCTCGTTTTGATACGGCCTATCTAATCTGCAAAGAACTCGGTAAACCAATTGAGGATATCTGGACCATCGAGGAATAATTCCTCCCCCTCCAGCCTTAATAAGTTTTTATTTTTATTTTACACTTGACTTGTGCTTTCGACAGACAATCATGGGATGAGGGTATAGGACAACGGCTAGGGCAGAGAATGGCTACCTTACAACGCTTCAAAAATAAAAAGCGTCGTAAAAGTAGACGTTCTGTCAATCATGGTCTATCGGGTTAAGGAATCCGTATAGTAACACCCTGTTTAAACGCTGTAATTTCTTACACAGCTGACTTTTTACAGATAAAGCTTGTCCTATCTGCAGAAAGAATCAGGAAAGGAAATGCACTACTGGCGTATCCTTCATTACTCGTAACCTATAATTCTTTCATTATCAGCTGCTACCCGTGCCGTAGCACGCCAAGCAACCGCCGTACCGTTAATGGCCGTACTCGCCTAGACTCCTAACAACGTAAACAAGGAAACGCTATTCGTTAGGACGCTTAACTTTCTGACGTTGGCTTAGCTAACCTGTTCAAGTTTAACGAGTGTTAGGTCATTCCTCGTGTGGATTCTCCTCTTAGTTACCTAAAAAAGACAATAGAAAACTAGACCTCGTGTATATCTGTTTTTTCGAATAAGGATATACACGAGGCTGGAGGTTGTCCAATATTTAGTTAACGAAAGAGTTTATAGCACATGAGCTATAAGCATATTGATAAGGAATAAAACCGAAGCTACAGTATAAAAACCATAAAACCAAGTACCATCAGATTTTGTTTCTAAACCGAAGTAATCGCTTATTTTTTGCATCTATACTGTTCCACCCTTCATATTCATATAAAAGTATGACTTTAGGAGTAAAACTTTATTAGTATTAATATATTACTCCAGAAGTCATACGTCAATAGTCTACCGAAAAAAGTTTTACTTTGATATGTAAATTGTGTAAAATGAAAAGTAATAAATGATCGGAATGAACGGAGGTATTACCATGAGTTCTATGGTATTCACTTTAGGAGAAACGATGGAGGAAATTGGGATTACCAAAAACAAGTTAGCAGTGGAATCAAAAGTTCGCCCAGCCACTATTAGTAATCTAGTTAATGGTGAGGTTGGTCTTGTACGTTTCGATACACTAAAATCAATCCTGGACGCTTTAAACCAATTAGCTGAAGAAAACGGTGTCGATAAAACATACCGTATTGAAGACGTTGTACAGTACATAAAATAAATGTACTGTTTTTGTTTATAGAAATATTTCTTAATACTCTGATATACTTATTTAAAAATGGTAAAGGAGGAGAAATATGGAGACTAAAATAATTGCAGATGGTAATACGTTTATCATTGAAGTAGATCATAAAAAGAGTGCTGTAAAAGAAAAAGTCGGCCGTAAAACGTCATTTATTTTCGGAATTTTCGGTATCATATTTTCTGTTATTTTAGGTATTACAATAGTTGGGTTACTATTTGCAATTCCACTCTTCCTTTTTTCATTAGGCTTTATATATGCATCATTTGAAAAACAAGAGGTACAGTGTCCTAATTGTAATCACAAGCGTAGGATTTCAAAAGGATCAGGATACTTTGACTGCGGGAGTTGTAAGAAACGTACTTTAGTAGAATGGAAGAAATAAAAAAAGAACCGGTTTTATTTCCGGTTCTTTTTTCGTGTTAAAACAGTTTTTCTATCCAGTCTATGATATCTTTCCAAAAAGAAAAGAGTAAAATGAATCCTACTACTAATGAAACTAAAAACGAAATCAGAATAGGATGTCTTTCAACGAATGTCTTATTTTTATTTGGGGGCGGAGCATTATATTGATGGCCAATATTAGAGTTTTTAATTTTATTCTTATCTCCAATTTTTATACTCATTTTCCCCTCCCAAACCAATTACCTATTCCAGACCTACTTAGTTTATTCTTATCACCCAATTTTATAGACTCGTCAAAAATGATCTGCTCAATGTTAAGAATAACCTGTTCCTTTTTAGTTGTATCTTCATCTACTTGAGACTTTATATCCATCTCATCCAAGTTTTCGTATTGTTTCTCTAATTCCATAATAATATCAACTAATTTCGATTTGACCTTCGATACTATTCCACTAAGTAGATTAGAAGCACATTTTATTGTCATTCCAATTATTTGAAGATTATAATTGGATATACCATGGCATATACTAGTCGGTACAACTATACCGTAATTTTCTTTACTTTTACCATTTAGAATTTCTTCAAGAGTCTTAATGCTGTCTTTCACATTAACAGTAATCATGTTTTCTATCATCTCTTTATCCAACACAGCTTCTATAGGTACCTGAGCATTTGTATATTTCGCAGAACCGTTAACTAAATATGTACCCACCGGAGAACCTTTTAATACCCTATACGTAGGTAATTCCTCACCGGAGTCATAACCGTGTAGCTCTCCTTGAATCCAACTCATAATTAAATCATTATCTAGATCTGATAATATAACCTTCAACCTTAACAAAATGTTTTCAAGACTCGCTTGTCCACTTACTACATCTTTTAGCAATTGACTTCTTGCCATATTAACACTCCTTTTCTAATAAATTACTTTTCAGTCTACTAGATTCAATGATTATATGCAATTTTTTTGATATACAAAATAAAAGCCGACTTATTAGAGCCGTTTTTTTATCTTTATAAAGTTGCTTGGCTTGTACTATTTAAACACTTTATCTTATCTTCAAATTCATCAATTTTTTCTATTAGCTCTTTTAATGAAGCTAGTCTAAGCGTCATTTTATGATCATTAATCTCATCAATTAACTTACACTTAAGTATTAGTAAATTAGGAAGTTCTTTTAGTAATTCACTATTCCCACTAACTAATGTGATTCTCTGTTTTATTAACCATATAATGTCTCTGATTTCTAATGCTGATAATTTCATTATACTTTTATATAATTCATCCACATTACAATACGCAAAAAAAGGAACTGATGCATAGCTTTCTTTGACCCTTATATAAAATCTATAAGGCTCAATTTGCATTAGTTTAACTAGTTCTTTTACATTCTCTTGTTCTTTTTCTATTTTCAATTCATTATTTATTTTAATTATCTTATCTCTAAACTCCTCAAGATTTTCATCCTTTTCACCTTCTTCTATATAAATAAACTTTTCAATATTTTCAATGTAGTCCCCCTTGTATTCTTTTTTTTCCAATCCGTTCAACAATTCACTTTTTATATCAAAAATATCTTTGGTAATTATATTTTTGCTAGAGAAAAACCTGAACATTAAATACGCTTGGAAATAAAAAATAAAATGGAAATCCCCATTTATTAGTCTATTATATATAGTATTTGTAATTTCCAAAAATTTTTCATCATCAGTGAAATACCAATATCCTCCTTTAATAAACGTTTCGTGTGGATCTATTTGTTTTGCTCCATTTAGAACTGACTGGAAGTCATCCATTTCCTCTTTAAATAATTCTTTGTTAAATATTCCTTTTCTTATTAGTACCTCAGCGAATTTAAAAAATGTCCTTTCAGGCCCCCTAACTTTACCTTTGTAATACCTTCTGTAAAATCCCTCAAGAAATTCCTTCCCCTTTCCACCAAAAAATCCTCTATTCATTTCAAAATCCTCGTATGAAATGATTTCCTCTAGTATTTCGTTACCTGGCATATTATTTTTTATTGCGAATGAAGCTGCCATTACAAATTTTAAAACTGATTGAAGCATTACATTTGATTCATAACCACATTCTTCAAAACGTTTATAAATTAAGTCGAAATCTTCTAACCCTTGCTTCAAGACTCTAATATTTTTTGTTTCACTTTCTTTAAAGATTGTTTCAATAATATCTATATTATGATCTAAAAAACTATGTAATTTTAGTACCTTTGTTTTATTAATTATATCTTGGATTAGAGGTCCTTCATCTAATTGGATTGTTAACGTTTTTCCAATAAGCTTTTCCTTAATTCTTTTATATTCATTTTGTTTATGGAATAAATCATTTAATTTATTTGCGATTAAATCATTTTCTGATATTTCCTCTCCTTGTATTTCTTGAGGAGTTCTTTTACGTTCTTCTGCTTTTTTCAAATAAAAAAACGTAGTCAACATCTTAAGTTCACGATTTTGATCATTTAATTTATCGGCTATTTCTTCTTCATTTCCAATAATTATAACCTTCGTTCCATCATGTTCTACAAAGTTATTTATATATCCTAATACCTCGTCAACTCGCATATTCACTCGTTCTAAATCATCAAAACATAGAACAGTATCATTATAATTTAATAGATCCTCAAAATTCATATTAGTAAGCTGATCACTTACACCTGTAGGATCTAATTTTTTTATCACACCAAAAGCAACTTTTCCTATCTCAGAAATTCTTCCTCCTACTTTGCTATTCGAAATCTTTTCAACAAATTCCCACTTACCCAATACAATTTTTTTATCAATTTCTTCTATACTACTAATACCATATAAGGATACATAAATTACCCTCTTCCCCACATCTTCGATTTCCTTTTTTAATATATTCTTCCAAAAATAAGTTTTCCCACTTCCCCATTTCCCATTTAACAAAACAGCTGAAGTTGTATTATCCCTTTTAATATAATCTAATATACTTTCAACAATAGGCTTCGTAGATTCATCTAGTAATGTCGACATTGAGCACTCCTCCTAAATTACAACTAAATGTGTTTTCCTTTCACTTTACCATTATATCAATAAATTTAGAGATAAACTTATACTTGTTTATTCTTGCAGCAATATACCTTGTACAAAAGTAATACATTTAATTTAAATTTAAGTTTAATAAATTATTATGTTAACTAAATAAAAAAAGGTGGTCTACTCTTAATTAAGTAGACCACCTTTTCACTTCACATACACATAGGCTTCACTTGCTGTTACATAGTATGTTTTTCCTTTGCTATTGTGTACTTTATATTGCGTTGAACCATCTACATTTACTTTCGCATCAATTGTAAATCCTAATCCTGCATCTACAGAACCAGCCACATCTTTATCCTGCCAAGATGGAGCGTCATAGAAACGTAGATTGTTAACTTTTGAAACAACGCGCTTTCCAACAATAGAAGAATCTACTGTGCTTTTCTTATTAAACTTCACATAAGATGGATCGTTCTTAATCCACTGATCTCCACCAAGATTTAACCAACCATCCTTTTCCGCCCACACAATATAAGACTCTGGTTTGTTTAGTTGACAAATTTTAGAATAGCTTTTATCTGGTCCTTTACGTAAGTTAACGTTGTAACCTTCAATATAGGCGATACCGTCTGTTACTAATGTGGGTATTTCTGCTGGTTTAGATGGCTTTTCAGGGACAGAAACATCCACGCTAGAATTATTGTATGCTCGTTGTACGTCTGCTCTAAATTGAGCTTCTGAAACGCCGTGAGACTTTAAGTAATCAATTGGATCTTCATGATCTGTACCACCAAGGTAATGAGTTACATCACTATGTGTCCACAATCCTTTTTCTACAGATAACCCACGGTCACGTAAGATTTTAGCTAGTAACTTAACATATTTGTCATAGCTGCGTTTGAATTTTGTATAGTCCGCTGTTTCGCATAACTCTACATGTACAAATCGTTTATTAGCACCAGGACCGCCACCATAAGCAATGTATTTTGTATCAGCAATTTGGATTGTTTCGTCCCAATCGACTGCATAGTGAACAAATGCATTTCTCCATGTACGAGACTCATATTTTTGAATATTAATAGCTGGAGCTTCTGGAGTTGCTGTAGAATGTGCTACAACGCCCTCATAGGCACCTACACCATAACGGTATGGTTGTTTCGGTAAATCTGGAATAATAAGTGTTCGATCAGCAAAAGCACTTGTAGCAAAAGAAACAGCAAGTACTAGAATCATAAGTAACGAGGTAATGTGTTTCATTGTCTTTTTCATTTAGCATCAACATCCTTTTTCATAATTTTTGTATGGTCAAATAATCCACTTGCTGATAGTCCAATGATGATTCCCTGGAATACATTTGTTTTGATATCTCCGCCCATAAATAAAACGCCTAGCATAATGCCAAGCGTTAAATTTAGTAACGGAACATGTTTTGTTTGTAATCCAATTGTTTTTCCAATCTGTGAAAGACCTACTACAATTCCAATCATTACAGTAATTTCAAACATTACATACCACCTCCTTTCAAAAAGAAAGTGAGAGCTGCTCCAACAATTCCACCGACAATAAGTCGTAAAATCCAGGTAGTATTGGCGCTGATTTTATCTAACTGCTTGTTGATATTATCAATATCTTTCTCGTTACCTGTTGTTCGTATTTCTAACCCTTTAATCTCTAAACGAATGTCCTCGATCTCTTGCTTAATTTCTTGAACATCGTTTCTTACATCTTGTAACCCTTCCATTTTGACCACCCCTTTTTAGACAATAAAAAAAGACCAGCTTATGGCTGCTCTGGTTTCTCATCTATTAATTTTTGTACTAATTCTTTTAATGTGGACACATCGCTGGTTAATGTTGCAACCTGCTTTTTTAGTTGTTTATTCTCACCTGTAACAGTAGTTAACTCTTCATTAAATTCATGATACTGCTGTTGGAAGGCTGCAATAAGAATAGAAACTGTATTATATAAATTAATGGCCCGTTTCTCTTTATCTGTAAATATAGCATCTGTATCGTCTGCAATCATGCCAAAATATGTTTCAATTTCTTTTGTTGTATATGGTTCTGTTTGTTCTTCCGGCTTGTTCACACGCATTTGATACAGATCATACATATCATCTTTAAAGTTGTATTGTTTAATAGCCAAATTCATGATTTTTTCAAGAGCTGAGAAAGGGATATCTTTTATATTTTCTTTCATATTTCTAGCTGACGTAGGGTTAAATGCTTTCGCCCACATTTGACCAGTAGCACTAATATTCTCTTGCGCTCGTAATGTTCTTAATTCTATATCTTTCCATCCCTGACCCATCATATCTTTAATCTGCAAGCCATTGTTATAACCTTGTACAAAACTTGACCTTATCATTGCATTACCCATGATTAAATCATGATCGGTGGCGCCGTTTACGAAATGTATTTTATAGTCACTGCCTTTTCTTTTGAAAGTAAACTGCCCCGCGTTATTTGTAAAAATATGCGGCTCAGTTGTAGTTACAGAGAAGTAACCATATCCTGGAGCCCATCCTTCAGATTCAAAAATAATATTATTCAAGTTTTGAAAACGAAATTGTCCATCTGAATATACGCTCAGATGTCCACCGTCATTATGCATTTGAATATAGTTTGACCAAATATTAGTTCCTTCTGCATTTTCTCCTTTAGAAATCCCAAATTTTGCATATGCTTTAGAAGGTTGATCGACTCCATTAATTCGCGGCATGACTTGATAAATATAAAACGATCCTGTACCCCTGTATTTAATATTGTCAGAACCAAGGACGAGTGAAGGTTGAATACTTCCATCATTTGTTTCCATAAATCCTATATAGCCACGTGGCTTATCTGCATCGAAAATCTTCATGTTTTGCTTATTTATTTCAACAAATCTGTTTCCACTCGTTTTAAGTGTTACTCCTTCTAAAACTTTCCCTTTGATATGCTCAGCTGTTACATATCCTATAAGATTAATTCTGGACCCCTGAATTAGAATTTCCTCAGCTGATTGATTAATCTGGGATATAACATCGCCTTTTTTAACCCTAGAATTAATATTTTGATTTGTTAAACTAAAAGCCGCTTCCATTTCCAAAACATAAGCAAATTTTTTGTCAGCATCCGTCTTTGAGTACACTTCAGTCGCTTTAGCACGAAAACCTATTTCTTCGGTATTTTGATCGATAGATGTTTGCATTTTTTTTGTTACTGTATCAAAATCACTTTTGGCAATCTTATCTGCCACTAAATCCACCAGTTCTTTATAGTTGGTAATGTCTTTTGGGTTTGGCATGTATACAGATGGTTCTTTTCCTTGCTGTAGCTGTGGTTGAGATACCCACATTGTACCATTACGTCGTACCCATATATCTCCTTGCAAACGAGTTACAGGAACGTCAGGAGCTTTAATGGTTACACTAACTAGTATCCAGGAGCCATTAACTAATAACTCTTTTATTTCAGTTTGCTCATAACCTAATGCGGTTGAACCATTAAAGAATTGAAGCTTAACGCACGCTCCTTGGTCTAATAAGTTTTTATCTACTACATAAACCCATGCAGACAATACGTAGTCACCGCTATTTTGTGAGGCTCCAATACTTTGAGCAATACCAGTCCAGCTATTTGCTGCAACCCCCACATTTGCAATTCTGACCGAGTTATAACCGTCATGACGTCTGTCTGTTACTGGTGTTACTGTAGCACCTGATACAACTCCTGCTACTGTCCATTTATCGGTACTAGCAACTTCATTTGTTATATTGCCATTAGCATCAACTGTTTTTTTCTTAAACTCTGTATTGAAGAATTGATTTATACTACCAAGTGCCCCTACATAAGCTTTCATTTGCTTTTCCGAAATCTTTGAACTTAATGAGTCTTTTGTTTGCGTAATTTCATTCTTGTTTTCTTGAATGAGCTTTCCTTGATTTGTTTGTGTTTCTGTTAGCGTTTTAATATTAAGAGAATTCGAATTTGTGGTCTGCTTCACTTCATTTAGAGTTGTTTGCATGGTTCCTTGATCTTGTTGTACTTTCGAGATTGTTTTTGAGTTCGTATTTACTGTTTGTTGAATTTCATTAGTTGTTTGGGTAAAATCTGCTTTAGAAGTAACTTCATCGTTAGAAAGTTGCCATGTAGTTCGTATGTTACCTTCTTCAAATTTTGCATGGTGTGAGTTTAAATTCCCATCAATATTGCGCCCAGAGTAATAGAATTTAACTTGAGTTACATCTTTATCTTTTGTTCTAAATGTAACTGATAGTGGTTCGTCTTTATAATCTACATTAATCTTTAATTGCGATTCAGCACGTACAGATTGCCATTCTTGCTCTCCATCTGCATACGTTATCGCTGTTTCTACGCCAAACCAAGCATTTGTATTGAATTTTGTTATTTTACCAGTAAACAAAAATGAGATAGTAAAAATTTTATTTCTATAGTTGACCTTATCCGATAAAGTCATTTGTTTATTGTCTGACCAGGTTCCAGTCATGTTCTGTTTATTTAACCCTGTTTCTGAACCGCTAGCTAAATTGATTGAACCTACAGAAATATTATTTACAGTAGTTTTTAATTCTGTAATGGTGTTAGTGTTAGATTCGGCTGTCTGTTTAGCAGTATTAGCAGTTTGAGTTACTAGTTTAAGATTATCGGTTAGAGTTGTTATCTCCGTTTTCTCTGCTTTATTTTTAATTTCTTCAGCTGTGCGTTCAGCAGTCGTTTTTGTTTCATTTAATACTTTTATATCACCTTTACGGTTTGTTTCGTACACTTGCTTTCCAATAAGGTTTTCGTTTACCCAATCTTTTGTATAAACACCCTCTTTGTTGGCCTTTCCTTCAAGTTGCTGATTTAACCAAGTCTTATCAGGTATATCTTCAATTGTTTCTTTTAAAGTATCAATTTCTGTTTGTGCATTCTTTATATCTTTTTGTAATGGTCCCGTATCCGGAACAACCGATTCCCAAGCTGTACCTGTCCATATTTTTAAAATACCAGGCTTTCCATTACTAATATCACGCCATAGCGTTTTGTTTGGCTTAAGATCAGTAGTTGGTGGTTCTTTACTTTCTATAATGTTAACCATATTATTTTCAATTTTTTTTTTTAGTTGCTCTGATATATCTTTAGCCTCTTGTGATTCCTT from Bacillus cereus G9842 includes the following:
- a CDS encoding peptidoglycan recognition protein family protein, which encodes MKKTMKHITSLLMILVLAVSFATSAFADRTLIIPDLPKQPYRYGVGAYEGVVAHSTATPEAPAINIQKYESRTWRNAFVHYAVDWDETIQIADTKYIAYGGGPGANKRFVHVELCETADYTKFKRSYDKYVKLLAKILRDRGLSVEKGLWTHSDVTHYLGGTDHEDPIDYLKSHGVSEAQFRADVQRAYNNSSVDVSVPEKPSKPAEIPTLVTDGIAYIEGYNVNLRKGPDKSYSKICQLNKPESYIVWAEKDGWLNLGGDQWIKNDPSYVKFNKKSTVDSSIVGKRVVSKVNNLRFYDAPSWQDKDVAGSVDAGLGFTIDAKVNVDGSTQYKVHNSKGKTYYVTASEAYVYVK
- a CDS encoding replication-relaxation family protein; amino-acid sequence: MNIQTHIKINRQMTILTSIRKLKFATRRHLMAVHDMGGIRNANRILKDLSPYVNNTVYQKEYVYYLNKKGRELFDDTEKIVPNSRLAHSLMRNEAWLYLFCPDDWQIETPIRYKVDDKKKTIIPDVKLRDEEGILNAVEIDRTQMMHVNAEKMSRYREFSLYYKNKYNGKIPLIHFFTMTEYRQKKLEQLAAKYDVYVKVYVVPCVS
- a CDS encoding AbiTii domain-containing protein, yielding MARSQLLKDVVSGQASLENILLRLKVILSDLDNDLIMSWIQGELHGYDSGEELPTYRVLKGSPVGTYLVNGSAKYTNAQVPIEAVLDKEMIENMITVNVKDSIKTLEEILNGKSKENYGIVVPTSICHGISNYNLQIIGMTIKCASNLLSGIVSKVKSKLVDIIMELEKQYENLDEMDIKSQVDEDTTKKEQVILNIEQIIFDESIKLGDKNKLSRSGIGNWFGRGK
- a CDS encoding P-loop NTPase fold protein, with product MSTLLDESTKPIVESILDYIKRDNTTSAVLLNGKWGSGKTYFWKNILKKEIEDVGKRVIYVSLYGISSIEEIDKKIVLGKWEFVEKISNSKVGGRISEIGKVAFGVIKKLDPTGVSDQLTNMNFEDLLNYNDTVLCFDDLERVNMRVDEVLGYINNFVEHDGTKVIIIGNEEEIADKLNDQNRELKMLTTFFYLKKAEERKRTPQEIQGEEISENDLIANKLNDLFHKQNEYKRIKEKLIGKTLTIQLDEGPLIQDIINKTKVLKLHSFLDHNIDIIETIFKESETKNIRVLKQGLEDFDLIYKRFEECGYESNVMLQSVLKFVMAASFAIKNNMPGNEILEEIISYEDFEMNRGFFGGKGKEFLEGFYRRYYKGKVRGPERTFFKFAEVLIRKGIFNKELFKEEMDDFQSVLNGAKQIDPHETFIKGGYWYFTDDEKFLEITNTIYNRLINGDFHFIFYFQAYLMFRFFSSKNIITKDIFDIKSELLNGLEKKEYKGDYIENIEKFIYIEEGEKDENLEEFRDKIIKINNELKIEKEQENVKELVKLMQIEPYRFYIRVKESYASVPFFAYCNVDELYKSIMKLSALEIRDIIWLIKQRITLVSGNSELLKELPNLLILKCKLIDEINDHKMTLRLASLKELIEKIDEFEDKIKCLNSTSQATL
- a CDS encoding helix-turn-helix domain-containing protein, with the translated sequence MSSMVFTLGETMEEIGITKNKLAVESKVRPATISNLVNGEVGLVRFDTLKSILDALNQLAEENGVDKTYRIEDVVQYIK
- a CDS encoding hemolysin XhlA family protein encodes the protein MEGLQDVRNDVQEIKQEIEDIRLEIKGLEIRTTGNEKDIDNINKQLDKISANTTWILRLIVGGIVGAALTFFLKGGGM
- a CDS encoding FtsK/SpoIIIE domain-containing protein, giving the protein MLELLLIPAVSLGYALLNDSLKGKEDDRKKIQVFFEVSGIAIRKGEKLHYPVFLERKEDDRSTTYVYKLPLGMPSKLIQKVEDVVSEGLNKPVRIKYDNYKIMIRVFSKRIPKKWCWNEGLVKKGEWQVPMGQSIEKLIYHDFDKTPHMVLGGLTRMGKTVFMKVLLTTLIEANPENAHVYLIDLKEKGLEFSEFSGLKQVVEVADSVEKAHHVLKQIMKKIEERGKFMKENGYKNIVETKEKGRYFVIVDEGAVLAPAKGLPRHVNKIREECQYMLSYIATVSGGLGFRLILATQYPTVTSIPSVVKQMSDAKLGFRLPTYKASEVVLDESGLETLPSLPGRAIYKTDRLTELQVPFISDEMMWEHLKQYEVKKDEHPDTYQNKPSDDDSDLD
- a CDS encoding helix-turn-helix transcriptional regulator, translating into MKFKCRLKVIFAELDIKQSDFAKRIGVDDSTLSAIVRNRTKPRFDTAYLICKELGKPIEDIWTIEE
- a CDS encoding DUF3961 domain-containing protein, with product MQKISDYFGLETKSDGTWFYGFYTVASVLFLINMLIAHVL